From a single Arachis hypogaea cultivar Tifrunner chromosome 3, arahy.Tifrunner.gnm2.J5K5, whole genome shotgun sequence genomic region:
- the LOC112789529 gene encoding uncharacterized protein — MAERKVVIVGGGVAGAILAYTLQHQASVTLIDPKEYFEIPWAGLRALVEPSFAERILINHRDYFKKGELVVSSAASISETEVVTQDGTHVAYDYLVIATGHSEPLPKTRAQRLDQYKAGNEKIKSSNSILIVGGGPTGVELAAEIAVDFPEKKVTIVHKGSRLLEYIGTKASRKTLKWLKSKKVDVKLEQSVELDNVNNSAEGNKTYQTSGGETIEADSHFECIGKPVGSAWLRETILKDDLDDEGRIKVDEHLRVKGKTNIFAIGDITDIKEIKQGMFASAQGVLVAKNLKVLIEGSGKEPKLGTYKAQAPMSIVSLGRKHGVAQFPFMTILGRFPGMIKSGDLFVGKKRKELGLAP, encoded by the exons ATGGCTGAGAGGAAAGTTGTGATAGTAGGTGGTGGTGTTGCTGGTGCTATTCTTGCATATACTCTTCAGCATCAAGCTAGTGTCACTCTTATTGATCC AAAGGAGTATTTTGAGATTCCATGGGCTGGATTGAGAGCATTGGTGGAACCATCATTTGCAGAGAGGATATTGATCAACCACAGAGATTACTTCAAGAAAGGTGAGCTTGTTGTGTCCTCTGCTGCCTCAATTTCTGAAACAGAAGTTGTCACACAAGATGGCACCCATGTTGCATATGACTACCTTGTTATTGCCACTGGCCACTCAGAACCTCTCCCCAAAACCAGGGCTCAAAGACTTGACCAATACAAAGCAG GAAATGAAAAGATAAAGTCCTCAAACTCAATCTTGATTGTTGGTGGAGGTCCAACAGGGGTGGAGCTGGCGGCCGAGATCGCCGTCGATTTCCCAGAGAAGAAGGTGACCATAGTCCACAAAGGGTCAAGGTTGCTAGAATACATTGGTACAAAAGCTTCAAGGAAGACACTGAAGTGGCTCAAATCAAAGAAAGTTGATGTGAAATTGGAACAATCTGTGGAGTTGGATAATGTTAACAACTCTGCAGAAGGAAATAAGACATACCAAACTTCAGGTGGTGAGACAATAGAAGCAGATTCCCATTTTGAGTGTATAGGGAAACCTGTTGGTTCTGCATGGCTCAGAGAAACTATATTGAAGGATGATTTGGATGATGAAGGAAGGATCAAAGTTGATGAACACTTGAGAGTTAAGGGAAAGACCAACATTTTTGCAATTGGAGATATTACAGATATCAAA GAAATCAAACAAGGGATGTTTGCAAGTGCTCAAGGTGTATTAGTTGCCAAGAACTTGAAGGTGTTGATAGAAGGAAGTGGCAAAGAACCTAAATTGGGAACATACAAGGCACAAGCACCAATGTCCATAGTTTCACTTGGAAGGAAACATGGGGTTGCTCAGTTTCCATTCATGACAATTCTTGGAAGGTTCCCTGGCATGATCAAATCAGGGGACTTGTTTGTTggtaaaaaaagaaaggaattaggACTTGCAccctaa
- the LOC112789530 gene encoding receptor protein kinase TMK1: protein MVGVHLHRIKACNFLSFFCMVMMITVCYGATDPNDLKILNDFRKGLQNPELLKWPENGVGDPCGNPPWPYVYCNGDRVTQIQSKNLGLKGSLPQNLNQLTELQNLGLQRNNLSGVLPSFNGLSKLEYAFLDYNEFDTIPFDFFKGLTNIRILSLEMNPSLNATTGWSFPLDLKESLQLTNLSFVHCNLVGPLPEFLGTLPSLLNLRLSYNRISGGIPNSFGQSSIQVLWLNNQEGGGMSGSIDVIASMTFLTQLWLNGNKFNGKIPNNIGNLTSMKEINLNGNQLAGLIPESMANMDLDQVDLSNNMLMGPIPKFKAATQVSYGSNFFCQSKPGIQCAPQVNALIDFLHDLNYPSILSSQWSGNDPCGGNWIGLSCNQNSEVSLINLPRRNLSGTLSPSIAKLNSLVKIMLAQNNISGKVPSNFTELKSLSLLDLSYNNFEPPLPKFNDGMMVVIDGNPLFADQHGKSPSPISSPQPSPPNPASPRPLLSLPPKPKPTPSDMPPSPAPVQRSNGSKRSKLVVLLVGVGIFTFVAVLLVSLFVCCLKKKKAPSSLNPHTHDTYNPETMLKFAVSSCDADTKSTKTRLSSVSNLSGETENTHMSDSRNLVISVQVLREVTKDFAAENELGRGGFGTVYKGELGDGTKIAVKRMENGAIRSKGVDEFQAEIGVLSKVRHRHLVSLLGHAIEGNEKLLVYEYMPLGALSKHLFEWERLKLEPLCWSQRLVIALDVARGMEYLHGFARHTFIHRDLKSSNILLAHDFRAKVSDFGLVKLAPDGNKSVATKLAGTFGYLAPEYAVMGKITTKVDVFSYGVVLMELLTGLMALDENRPEENRYLVEWFWQIKSSKEKLLAAIDPALKATQDIFDSIYIVAELAGHCTAREANHRPDMSHAVNVLSALVEKWQPVDEEVNGGSGDIDYGQPLSQMLKVWKEAEGKELGYTSLEDSKGSIPAKPTGFADSFTSADAR from the exons ATGGTTGGTGTTCATCTTCATCGGATCAAAGCTTGCAACTTTCTCTCCTTCTTCTGCATGGTGATGATGATCACAGTGTGTTACGGTGCTACAGACCCAAATGATCTAAAAATTCTGAATGATTTCAGAAAAGGATTGCAAAATCCCGAGCTTCTCAAATGGCCAGAGAATGGAGTAGGTGACCCATGTGGCAATCCTCCATGGCCTTATGTGTATTGCAATGGTGACAGGGTGACACAGATTCAGTCAAAGAATCTTGGTCTCAAAGGCTCACTCCCTCAGAATTTGAACCAGCTCACAGAACTCCAGAATTTGGGTCTCCAAAGGAACAACCTCAGTGGGGTTTTACCAAGTTTCAATGGATTGTCCAAATTGGAATATGCTTTCTTGGATTACAATGAATTTGACACAATCCCTTTTGATTTCTTCAAAGGACTCACAAACATAAGGATCCTGTCTTTGGAAATGAATCCTTCTTTGAATGCAACCACAGGGTGGTCTTTTCCTTTGGACTTGAAAGAATCATTGCAATTAACCAATCTCTCTTTTGTGCACTGTAATTTGGTTGGACCATTGCCTGAATTTCTAGGCACATTGCCTTCGCTTTTGAATCTGAGGCTCTCATACAACAGAATCTCTGGTGGAATCCCAAACAGTTTTGGCCAATCTTCAATTCAGGTTTTGTGGCTTAACAATCAAGAAGGTGGTGGCATGAGTGGTTCTATTGATGTTATTGCCTCAATGACTTTTCTTACACAGCTTTGGCTTAATGGAAACAAGTTCAATGGAAAAATTCCAAACAACATTGGGAATTTAACTTCCATGAAGGAGATCAACCTCAATGGAAACCAACTTGCTGGCTTGATTCCGGAATCAATGGCAAACATGGACCTTGATCAAGTTGATTTAAGCAATAACATGTTAATGGGGCCAATACCAAAGTTTAAGGCTGCTACACAAGTATCTTATGGTTCAAATTTCTTTTGTCAGAGTAAGCCTGGGATTCAATGTGCACCACAAGTTAATGCACTCATTGATTTTCTCCATGATCTGAATTACCCTTCAATTCTGAGTTCTCAATGGTCTGGTAATGATCCTTGTGGAGGGAACTGGATTGGATTGAGCTGCAATCAGAACTCTGAGGTATCTCTTATCAATTTGCCTAGGAGAAATCTTAGTGGTACATTGAGTCCTTCAATTGCTAAGTTGAATTCACTTGTTAAGATTATGCTTGCACAAAATAACATAAGTGGCAAAGTCCCTAGTAATTTTACTGAATTGAAATCACTGAGTTTGTTGGATTTGAGTTATAACAATTTTGAGCCTCCATTGCCAAAGTTCAATGATGGTATGATGGTTGTTATTGATGGAAACCCTCTTTTTGCTGATCAACATGGAAAGAGTCCCTCACCTATTAGTAGTCCACAACCTTCACCCCCGAATCCGGCATCACCACGGCCTCTGCTCTCTCTGccaccaaaaccaaaaccaacaccCTCGGATATGCCGCCTTCCCCTGCTCCGGTTCAAAGATCAAATGGCTCGAAAAGATCAAAATTGGTAGTATTACTTGTTGGTGTTGGAATCTTTACATTTGTGGCTGTTTTGCTTGTTTCTCTATTTGTATgttgtttgaagaagaagaaggctcCTAGCAGTCTTAATCCTCACACTCATGATACATATAACCCAGAAACAATGTTGAAATTTGCTGTTTCAAGCTGTGATGCGGATACCAAGTCAACAAAGACAAGGTTAAGTTCTGTGAGTAACCTGAGTGGTGAAACAGAAAACACTCATATGAGTGATTCTCGAAACCTTGTCATATCAGTACAAGTTCTACGCGAGGTGACGAAGGATTTCGCAGCGGAAAATGAGCTAGGGCGAGGGGGGTTTGGAACCGTTTACAAGGGAGAGCTAGGAGATGGAACGAAGATAGCAGTGAAGAGAATGGAGAATGGAGCTATTAGGAGCAAGGGAGTGGACGAATTCCAGGCGGAAATAGGGGTTCTTTCGAAGGTGCGGCACCGGCATTTGGTGTCGCTTCTAGGCCACGCAATAGAAGGAAATGAAAAACTACTGGTTTATGAGTATATGCCTTTAGGTGCTCTAAGCAAGCATCTATTTGAATGGGAGAGATTGAAATTGGAGCCTCTGTGTTGGTCTCAGAGGCTTGTGATAGCACTTGATGTTGCAAGAGGAATGGAGTACCTTCATGGTTTTGCTCGCCATACCTTCATCCATCGTGATCTCAAGTCTTCCAACATTCTACTTGCTCATGATTTTCGGGCAAAGGTTTCTGATTTTGGTCTTGTCAAACTTGCCCCCGATGGGAACAAGTCTGTAGCTACCAAGCTTGCCGGAACCTTCGGATACCTCGCCCCTGAGTACGCag TGATGGGTAAAATCACGACGAAAGTGGACGTGTTCAGTTACGGTGTGGTGTTAATGGAACTTCTAACCGGACTAATGGCTCTGGACGAGAACCGGCCAGAGGAGAACCGGTACTTAGTCGAATGGTTCTGGCAAATCAAATCAAGCAAGGAAAAGCTTCTTGCCGCCATAGATCCTGCTCTCAAAGCCACCCAAGACATTTTCGACAGCATCTACATTGTGGCGGAGCTGGCCGGACACTGCACCGCCAGGGAAGCAAACCACCGGCCGGACATGAGCCATGCAGTGAACGTGCTGTCGGCATTGGTGGAGAAATGGCAACCGGTTGACGAAGAAGTCAACGGTGGGTCGGGCGACATTGACTACGGTCAACCGCTTTCGCAGATGTTGAAGGTTTGGAAGGAAGCGGAAGGGAAAGAATTGGGTTACACTAGTCTTGAAGATAGTAAGGGAAGTATTCCAGCGAAGCCTACTGGTTTTGCTGACTCATTCACTTCTGCTGATGCTAGATGA